One Henriciella litoralis genomic window carries:
- a CDS encoding VOC family protein — translation MADAPKLNGVHHVAYRCKDAKETVDFYKDVLGMDFQLAIAEDKVPSTGAADPYMHVFLDAGNGNVLAFFELPTRPEMGRDQNTPEWVQHIAFKVATMEDLMNAKARAESRGLDVVGPTHHGIFKSIYFFDPNGHRLELACDIGTPEQMSELKSVAEDMLAEWSATKKAPRHAAWLHEKIAEES, via the coding sequence ATGGCCGATGCTCCCAAACTAAATGGCGTCCATCACGTCGCCTATCGCTGTAAGGACGCGAAAGAAACGGTGGATTTCTACAAGGACGTGCTGGGCATGGATTTCCAGCTCGCCATTGCAGAAGACAAGGTGCCGTCCACCGGCGCAGCCGATCCGTACATGCACGTCTTCCTCGATGCGGGGAATGGCAATGTGCTCGCCTTCTTCGAACTGCCGACCAGACCTGAAATGGGCCGGGACCAGAACACACCGGAATGGGTGCAGCATATCGCCTTCAAGGTCGCCACGATGGAAGACCTGATGAACGCCAAGGCGCGCGCCGAAAGCCGCGGCCTCGACGTGGTGGGCCCGACCCATCACGGCATCTTCAAGTCGATCTACTTCTTCGACCCGAACGGCCACCGCCTCGAGCTTGCCTGCGATATCGGCACGCCCGAACAGATGAGTGAGCTGAAATCGGTTGCAGAGGATATGCTGGCCGAATGGAGCGCGACCAAGAAAGCGCCGCGCCACGCAGCCTGGCTACACGAGAAGATCGCTGAAGAAAGCTGA
- a CDS encoding glycosyltransferase family 2 protein, with product MPDSAFPPPPAERAASAIGRTDAGETVLSNGISGEAALTICVPCWKDSADAMIAMLVRMEDARSATLILYDDGSADDAMSRKLAHHIARFPGPARLVTSHKNMGRAHARNRLMALAETDWILFLDADMRPDDEHFIARYLEAINNSDGPALIAGGFSLRHARPTAETALHAAQSNASEIVDAETRAREPGRYVFTSNILVHKQVMADVGFDDGFTGWGWEDVDWGLNVAGKFPVIHIDNPASHLGLDRTDAILSKFGGSGHNFARLAERHPDAVQSMPLYRMARRFRQLPARPFWRAITRTGAGQNWLPMKLRLACLKTYRALAYAEYLK from the coding sequence ATGCCTGACAGCGCCTTCCCTCCCCCTCCTGCCGAACGGGCAGCCTCTGCTATCGGCCGCACCGATGCCGGCGAGACCGTTCTGTCGAATGGGATCAGCGGCGAAGCTGCACTTACCATCTGCGTGCCGTGCTGGAAGGACAGCGCCGACGCGATGATCGCCATGCTCGTACGCATGGAAGACGCCCGGTCAGCAACACTCATTCTCTACGATGATGGCTCCGCCGACGACGCGATGTCCCGTAAGCTCGCTCATCATATCGCCCGCTTTCCCGGCCCGGCCCGGCTGGTGACCTCGCATAAAAATATGGGCCGCGCCCACGCTCGAAATCGTCTGATGGCACTGGCCGAAACAGACTGGATCCTCTTCCTCGATGCCGATATGCGCCCGGATGATGAGCATTTCATCGCCCGCTATCTTGAGGCTATAAACAACAGTGACGGCCCCGCCCTCATTGCCGGCGGCTTCAGCCTCCGACATGCCCGGCCAACCGCCGAAACTGCGTTGCACGCGGCCCAGTCAAACGCTTCCGAAATCGTCGACGCCGAAACCCGCGCCCGCGAACCAGGCCGATACGTGTTCACCTCGAACATCCTCGTGCACAAGCAAGTCATGGCCGATGTCGGCTTTGATGACGGATTTACCGGTTGGGGATGGGAAGATGTAGACTGGGGCCTCAATGTCGCCGGCAAGTTTCCGGTCATCCATATCGACAACCCGGCCAGCCATCTCGGGCTCGACAGGACGGATGCGATCCTCAGCAAATTTGGCGGGTCCGGCCACAATTTTGCACGCCTTGCTGAACGCCATCCCGATGCTGTCCAGTCCATGCCGCTTTATCGTATGGCCCGCCGGTTCCGGCAACTGCCAGCCCGCCCCTTCTGGCGCGCCATCACCCGCACCGGCGCCGGGCAGAACTGGCTTCCCATGAAACTTAGACTGGCCTGTCTCAAGACATACCGGGCCCTCGCCTATGCGGAGTATCTCAAATGA
- a CDS encoding glycosyltransferase family 2 protein: protein MTPEDITVVIPTFNRPDSLHRAVESLFWQGARKSGFRVLIVDNSADASARMAFDTLESAAPDKIKLTYLHAPAAGVANARNAAMDRLETTLVAFLDDDQTAPIHWIEGLVSAYEEFGAAVTFGPVLTAMPEDIKKHRAYFENFFAREPALRSGYIEKPYGCGNSLLDTAQIPGEKPWFDARMNEVGGEDDVLFARIAASDGRFAWAANAPVYEHPLRQRISLSYTLRRALAYGQGPCTLARKADPPRYGSLLMWMAIGAGKFVLHGTIWLGMFLIRHPRRAFQLDKAVRGLGKVLFWIEMKFYGNATVSQAKRADLPRPQETRVAARRDETSATN, encoded by the coding sequence ATGACACCCGAAGACATCACAGTCGTGATTCCGACCTTCAATCGGCCGGACAGCCTGCATCGCGCGGTCGAAAGCCTGTTCTGGCAGGGCGCCCGCAAGTCAGGTTTCCGGGTCCTGATCGTCGACAACTCTGCTGATGCCTCAGCCCGTATGGCATTCGATACGCTCGAATCGGCTGCGCCCGACAAGATCAAGCTGACCTATCTGCACGCACCTGCGGCAGGCGTGGCGAATGCGCGTAACGCCGCCATGGACCGGCTGGAAACGACGCTCGTTGCCTTTCTGGACGACGATCAGACCGCTCCCATCCATTGGATCGAAGGTCTGGTCAGCGCCTATGAAGAGTTTGGCGCCGCCGTCACGTTCGGCCCCGTCCTGACCGCGATGCCAGAAGACATCAAGAAGCACCGCGCGTATTTTGAAAATTTCTTCGCGCGTGAACCGGCCCTCCGCTCAGGCTATATCGAGAAGCCCTATGGCTGCGGAAACTCTCTCCTCGATACCGCCCAGATTCCCGGCGAAAAACCCTGGTTCGATGCCCGGATGAATGAAGTCGGCGGCGAGGATGACGTCTTGTTTGCCCGCATCGCAGCCTCGGACGGACGCTTCGCCTGGGCCGCCAATGCGCCCGTCTATGAGCATCCGCTTCGTCAGCGCATATCGCTGTCCTACACGCTCCGCCGGGCGCTCGCCTATGGACAGGGCCCCTGCACGCTCGCCCGCAAGGCAGACCCGCCGCGCTATGGCAGCCTGTTGATGTGGATGGCGATTGGCGCAGGCAAATTTGTCCTGCACGGCACCATCTGGCTCGGCATGTTTCTCATTCGTCACCCTCGCCGCGCCTTTCAGCTCGACAAGGCTGTTCGCGGGCTTGGCAAGGTCCTGTTCTGGATTGAGATGAAGTTCTATGGCAACGCCACTGTCAGCCAGGCGAAACGCGCCGATCTACCGCGTCCGCAAGAGACCCGGGTTGCGGCGAGGCGAGACGAGACCAGCGCGACCAACTGA
- a CDS encoding DUF3137 domain-containing protein codes for MTIQTMLDAQFERMRSQRPEYDTAIIIWRDKLEPVLADLEVRRKATVSKAYKHTIITSLVMLAIVVGVGYFAGFGYIFPFGIFAGIVLTVLISAVVWIQVFAVKSQTKQIVVGAACQPFGFQYETLHPDMEGVKDYRSFGSWLKSNAKPLNHADEPPTPAFDGLKNAGLMPSYDKRKFEDLITGKRAEANFSLVECKLTQEQGSGKNRRTVTKFQGLLLDVEYPERFLGRTILARDGWWKRGKGAGDLQKVQLVSVELDRAFTVYSNDQVEARALLTPDRMERLIALERHFKGGKIRGVFEEGHLTIALEAKDQFEAGSVFKPLVDPRRFIETLTEIGLVCDLIDGFLTREWYKDKI; via the coding sequence ATGACAATCCAGACAATGCTCGACGCCCAGTTTGAGCGGATGCGCAGCCAGCGGCCGGAATATGACACCGCCATCATTATCTGGCGCGACAAGCTGGAGCCTGTATTGGCTGACCTTGAAGTGCGCCGTAAGGCCACCGTGTCGAAGGCCTACAAGCACACCATCATCACGAGCCTCGTAATGCTCGCGATTGTGGTCGGTGTCGGCTATTTCGCCGGGTTTGGTTACATTTTTCCTTTTGGTATTTTCGCCGGCATCGTGCTGACGGTGCTGATCTCCGCTGTGGTGTGGATCCAGGTCTTCGCGGTCAAATCCCAGACCAAGCAGATCGTCGTCGGCGCAGCCTGCCAACCGTTCGGCTTTCAATACGAAACGCTGCATCCAGATATGGAGGGCGTTAAGGATTATCGCAGCTTCGGCTCGTGGCTGAAATCCAATGCCAAGCCGTTGAACCATGCAGACGAGCCACCAACGCCCGCTTTTGACGGATTGAAAAATGCAGGCCTGATGCCGTCCTACGACAAACGTAAATTTGAGGACCTCATCACCGGCAAACGCGCCGAAGCCAATTTCAGTCTTGTGGAATGTAAGCTCACCCAGGAACAGGGCTCCGGCAAGAACAGGCGCACGGTGACCAAATTTCAGGGCCTGTTGCTCGATGTCGAATATCCAGAGCGATTTCTTGGACGGACCATTCTCGCGCGCGATGGCTGGTGGAAGCGAGGCAAGGGTGCGGGCGACCTTCAGAAGGTCCAGCTTGTCTCTGTTGAGCTCGACAGGGCTTTCACCGTCTATTCAAACGATCAGGTCGAGGCCCGCGCCTTGCTCACGCCGGACCGAATGGAGCGCCTCATCGCGCTTGAACGTCATTTCAAGGGCGGCAAGATCCGCGGCGTCTTTGAAGAAGGCCACCTCACCATCGCCCTGGAAGCCAAGGACCAGTTCGAAGCCGGCTCTGTCTTCAAGCCTCTGGTTGATCCGCGCCGTTTCATCGAAACGCTGACGGAGATCGGCCTTGTCTGCGACCTGATCGACGGATTCCTGACCCGCGAATGGTATAAGGATAAGATCTAG
- a CDS encoding O-antigen ligase family protein, whose translation MPALQTASQDRSPFITLLLVVELVAAFICLVLFTEGLLPRLFSTEYGNDTSAFLRKMWIPVYLLVLGGCAWKLPTLFKTTIRLPFLIILLVLVAASTTWSIDPEVTERRAIAVIASTMAGLFLAVRYDWRTLIRLFGAVWFFMALVAFTAGLVAPGFAIMDEIHPGAWKGLWWEKNALGGHMARASFILGFLVLLDKPLRPLWVGGTLLCIALVLLSTSKTALLGLLLGFGVLAGAAWMRRGVFTTISSIWLGVVLVGLFASVMTLAPGVIFQLLGRDATLTGRTDIWAVLISAIGDRPWLGYGYGAFWGLESMPAYRVRMATEWLVPTAHNGWLETALAIGLLGVGALLMNYLLLMIRASWLAVSSWMGVFVLGVSLQYLLFSLSESIALQQNTIVWVTYVTVVAKTALTTRDMTKKQPERVPPGAATPSVGRAGLVSPRRNPGLLRTR comes from the coding sequence ATGCCCGCTTTGCAGACCGCCTCGCAGGATAGGTCGCCCTTCATCACCCTTTTGCTGGTGGTGGAACTTGTTGCGGCCTTTATTTGCCTGGTCCTCTTCACGGAAGGCCTGCTGCCACGCCTTTTTTCAACCGAGTATGGAAACGATACAAGCGCCTTCCTGCGCAAGATGTGGATACCGGTCTATCTGCTGGTTCTGGGCGGATGCGCCTGGAAACTGCCAACGCTATTTAAGACCACGATCCGGCTACCTTTTCTGATCATTCTGCTCGTGCTGGTCGCGGCTTCAACCACCTGGTCAATCGATCCTGAAGTAACAGAACGGCGGGCAATTGCCGTGATCGCTTCGACGATGGCCGGTCTTTTTCTGGCTGTGCGCTATGACTGGCGAACGCTTATCCGGCTGTTCGGGGCAGTCTGGTTTTTCATGGCGCTGGTGGCCTTCACCGCGGGGCTGGTAGCGCCTGGATTTGCCATTATGGATGAGATCCATCCCGGGGCCTGGAAGGGCTTATGGTGGGAAAAGAACGCGTTGGGCGGTCACATGGCGCGCGCCTCGTTTATTCTTGGCTTCCTGGTCCTGCTGGACAAGCCGCTTCGCCCGCTATGGGTCGGAGGCACGCTGCTTTGTATCGCATTGGTGTTGCTCTCGACATCCAAAACCGCGCTGTTGGGCTTGTTGCTCGGCTTTGGCGTTCTGGCAGGCGCGGCATGGATGCGCCGCGGTGTTTTCACGACAATCTCCAGCATCTGGCTGGGCGTCGTTCTGGTCGGACTTTTTGCCTCCGTCATGACGCTCGCGCCCGGCGTCATCTTTCAGTTGCTGGGGCGTGACGCCACTCTGACCGGCCGGACCGACATCTGGGCCGTCCTCATTTCGGCCATCGGTGATCGACCTTGGCTCGGTTATGGATATGGCGCGTTCTGGGGGCTGGAGTCGATGCCGGCCTACCGCGTGCGTATGGCGACTGAATGGCTTGTTCCAACGGCTCATAATGGTTGGCTCGAAACAGCGCTTGCTATCGGGCTGCTCGGGGTGGGGGCATTGTTGATGAACTATCTCCTGCTGATGATCCGTGCCTCATGGCTTGCGGTGTCGAGCTGGATGGGCGTGTTCGTGCTCGGCGTCTCGCTACAGTATCTATTGTTCAGCCTGTCCGAGAGTATCGCCCTTCAACAGAATACGATTGTCTGGGTAACCTATGTCACTGTCGTTGCGAAGACGGCCCTGACGACGCGTGACATGACAAAGAAGCAGCCTGAGCGCGTGCCACCTGGTGCTGCAACGCCCTCAGTTGGTCGCGCTGGTCTCGTCTCGCCTCGCCGCAACCCGGGTCTCTTGCGGACGCGGTAG
- a CDS encoding exopolysaccharide biosynthesis polyprenyl glycosylphosphotransferase translates to MADGLTKLGVPAEQKPRMGRRDVSPALTNPVVDLSAGEARIIQRSHAINRKFLNELCKIADLVLISCVSWFTLTIAGFSVLHSSVAAVLPFAFLPLVLHWGLKGSEAYTLSYARPVTEHMIRVCIGAGLPLAALTFTTALLYSGDHTRWVMGACYLSFCVIMVVHAHMIVAFKMLTRNGVLSENVVLVGATPNAQRLLERNSETRELNIVGVFDDRLSRAPKKIGDAPVLGRLEDLMNWDRLPDIDRIVVTVTSDARARVRQLIDRLRVLPQRVVLLLDLDGFDPESESLAEIARSPAAYVSGTPHNIRRAVGKRASDIFFAILMLICFSPLLLLTAIAVKLDSPGPVFFRQRRQGFNNQIIRVWKFRSMRNDPVAAEKMSQQTTLGDPRVTRVGKFIRATSIDELPQLINVIMGEMSIVGPRPHAVGMTAEDAEVQAIVGDYAHRHRVKPGITGWAQVNGSRGPVHTREEVRERVRLDMEYVNRSSFWFDVFIMLITAPCLLGDRKHAR, encoded by the coding sequence ATGGCCGACGGACTGACCAAATTGGGTGTTCCGGCAGAACAAAAGCCGCGAATGGGTCGACGGGACGTATCTCCGGCGCTGACCAATCCCGTGGTGGACCTGTCCGCGGGCGAAGCGCGTATCATTCAGCGCAGCCATGCGATCAACAGGAAATTCCTGAATGAGCTCTGCAAGATCGCCGACCTTGTCCTCATAAGCTGCGTCTCATGGTTCACGCTGACAATCGCTGGCTTCAGCGTCCTGCATTCGAGCGTCGCCGCGGTCCTGCCATTTGCGTTTCTGCCGCTTGTTTTACACTGGGGCTTGAAGGGCAGTGAGGCCTATACGCTCTCCTATGCACGTCCGGTAACGGAACACATGATCCGCGTCTGCATTGGGGCCGGTCTTCCCTTGGCAGCGCTTACATTTACGACAGCCCTGCTCTACTCCGGTGACCATACTCGATGGGTGATGGGGGCCTGCTATCTCTCATTTTGCGTTATCATGGTGGTGCACGCCCACATGATCGTCGCCTTCAAGATGCTGACCCGAAACGGCGTCCTGTCGGAAAACGTTGTACTGGTCGGCGCCACGCCAAACGCCCAGCGCCTGCTTGAGCGCAACAGCGAAACGCGCGAACTCAACATCGTCGGTGTTTTCGACGACCGCCTCTCACGCGCGCCCAAGAAGATAGGCGACGCGCCCGTTCTCGGCCGTCTCGAAGACCTGATGAACTGGGACCGCCTGCCTGATATTGATCGCATCGTCGTGACGGTGACGTCAGACGCACGCGCTCGGGTTCGCCAGCTCATTGATCGTCTGCGAGTGTTGCCGCAGCGCGTTGTGCTCCTGCTGGACCTTGACGGCTTCGACCCGGAATCGGAAAGCCTTGCCGAGATTGCCCGCTCGCCAGCCGCCTATGTCTCAGGTACGCCGCACAATATTCGCCGCGCCGTCGGCAAGCGCGCCTCCGACATCTTCTTTGCGATATTGATGCTCATCTGCTTTAGCCCGCTGCTTCTGCTGACCGCCATTGCCGTCAAGCTCGACAGCCCAGGCCCTGTCTTCTTCCGTCAGCGCCGCCAGGGCTTTAACAATCAGATCATCCGTGTCTGGAAGTTCCGCTCGATGCGCAATGACCCTGTTGCCGCCGAAAAGATGAGCCAGCAAACTACGCTTGGCGATCCGCGCGTGACCCGTGTCGGCAAGTTTATTCGCGCGACGTCCATCGATGAGCTGCCTCAGCTGATCAATGTGATCATGGGCGAAATGTCGATTGTCGGCCCACGCCCACACGCTGTCGGCATGACCGCAGAGGACGCCGAAGTCCAGGCGATCGTCGGCGATTACGCCCACCGCCACCGCGTAAAACCCGGCATCACCGGCTGGGCGCAGGTCAACGGTTCACGCGGACCGGTCCACACCCGCGAGGAAGTCCGAGAGCGCGTCCGCCTTGATATGGAATATGTGAACCGCTCATCCTTCTGGTTCGATGTGTTCATCATGCTCATTACCGCGCCTTGCCTTCTGGGTGACCGCAAGCACGCGCGTTAG
- a CDS encoding MarR family winged helix-turn-helix transcriptional regulator, protein MNEATRSSANEPTQTLQLDGFLPYRLSVLSNAVSRKIADMYERDFDISIWQWRILAVLGESDGLTSTEVATKTLMDKPAVSRATAALLQRGLLSRKSDNKDRRKAELRLSEDGRKIYDAIIPRALSYERDLLASLSDEDAATLHRLLTKLSHIASPERELWSQRGGTDD, encoded by the coding sequence ATGAATGAGGCCACCCGAAGTTCCGCGAATGAGCCCACGCAGACCCTTCAGCTGGACGGTTTTCTGCCCTATCGGCTATCGGTTCTGTCTAACGCCGTCTCACGCAAGATCGCGGATATGTATGAACGCGACTTCGATATCTCCATCTGGCAATGGCGCATTCTGGCCGTGCTCGGCGAGAGCGATGGACTGACCTCAACCGAGGTCGCCACCAAGACGTTGATGGACAAACCCGCAGTCAGCCGCGCCACTGCTGCGCTGCTTCAGCGCGGACTTCTCTCACGCAAGTCAGACAACAAGGATCGCCGCAAGGCAGAGCTTCGCCTCAGCGAGGACGGACGGAAGATCTATGATGCGATCATCCCGCGCGCCTTGTCTTATGAGCGCGACCTGCTCGCCTCGCTGAGTGACGAAGATGCCGCAACGCTTCACCGCTTGCTAACAAAGCTTTCGCATATAGCATCGCCTGAGCGCGAACTTTGGTCACAGCGCGGCGGGACAGATGACTAG
- a CDS encoding M61 family metallopeptidase has product MKLSWMFAVAVTSLAGCASTAEAPRLPGNMISLKPAAAGQDGAIRVGVEITSDDDGVVEFLFPDQWGPETDLTGLLSDFQVSAAGTGATLEREGRAVRVEHDAVEPFELSFALKQDYDGEPQWGEAGLPGMRPIALPGHASLIGYTFVPDVDVSGPFRLSISGFEGAMASSLKLEDGVSEPVALDDIRGSVILIGDYRTSVVSETGHEVRVGVRGDWALSDQKIGLTALAVLSEAAALFEDDVFKDYFVALLPLPDLPDGSAVIGTGLTRSFLLLATQNAEAENLTHTIVHEILHEWITRRMGETDEDTDPERMWFTEGFTEYYTQIVLLKSGLIDLDSFVSNLNDMVEAYLNSPVRETSQEALAAGIWDSDELQKLPYQQGLLLALNWNSELTASNRGDLSDVLSGLIDHADETLDDDEIQGALRAVLADRFDDQYQRHIVEGAVIWPDELALPACLTVQGTGEDMRFAVDADFEEAACVRSITG; this is encoded by the coding sequence TTGAAGCTGTCCTGGATGTTCGCCGTCGCCGTAACCTCGCTTGCGGGGTGCGCATCGACCGCCGAAGCGCCTCGCCTGCCGGGCAACATGATCAGCCTGAAGCCCGCGGCGGCAGGACAGGACGGTGCCATTCGCGTCGGCGTGGAGATCACTTCTGACGATGACGGGGTTGTGGAGTTTCTCTTTCCCGATCAGTGGGGGCCTGAAACAGACCTCACGGGCCTTTTGTCCGACTTCCAGGTTTCCGCTGCAGGCACTGGCGCGACGCTCGAGCGAGAAGGCCGCGCCGTTCGGGTAGAGCATGACGCTGTTGAGCCGTTTGAGCTGAGTTTCGCGCTGAAACAGGATTATGATGGCGAACCGCAATGGGGCGAGGCGGGGCTTCCCGGCATGCGGCCAATCGCGCTGCCGGGTCATGCCAGCCTGATCGGGTATACGTTCGTTCCAGACGTGGATGTTTCAGGCCCGTTCCGACTGTCCATTTCCGGGTTCGAGGGCGCGATGGCGTCCAGCCTCAAGCTTGAGGATGGCGTCAGCGAACCGGTGGCACTGGACGACATCAGAGGCTCGGTCATTCTGATCGGCGACTACAGAACGTCTGTGGTCAGCGAGACGGGACATGAGGTCAGGGTCGGCGTGCGGGGGGACTGGGCGCTCTCCGACCAGAAAATCGGGCTGACGGCGCTGGCCGTGCTGTCCGAAGCGGCCGCGCTCTTCGAAGACGATGTGTTTAAGGATTACTTCGTCGCGTTGCTTCCACTGCCTGACCTGCCCGACGGATCCGCCGTTATCGGGACCGGCCTGACACGCTCATTCCTGCTGCTTGCGACCCAGAATGCCGAGGCAGAAAACCTGACCCACACGATCGTGCATGAAATACTGCACGAATGGATCACGCGGCGCATGGGCGAGACGGATGAAGACACCGATCCAGAGCGGATGTGGTTTACAGAGGGATTTACCGAATACTACACCCAGATCGTGCTGCTGAAGTCGGGTTTGATTGACCTCGACAGCTTTGTCTCGAACCTGAATGACATGGTCGAAGCCTATCTGAACTCTCCCGTGCGTGAGACAAGCCAAGAAGCACTAGCCGCCGGGATCTGGGACAGTGATGAGCTGCAAAAACTGCCCTATCAGCAAGGACTTCTTCTCGCGCTGAACTGGAACAGTGAGCTTACCGCTTCAAACCGCGGGGATTTGTCGGATGTATTGTCCGGCTTGATTGACCATGCAGACGAAACGCTCGACGACGATGAAATCCAGGGCGCGCTGCGCGCTGTGCTCGCAGACCGGTTCGACGATCAATATCAGCGCCACATCGTGGAGGGCGCGGTGATCTGGCCTGATGAGCTGGCACTTCCCGCTTGTCTGACGGTGCAGGGGACCGGCGAAGACATGAGATTTGCTGTCGACGCGGATTTTGAAGAGGCCGCTTGCGTTCGGTCGATTACGGGGTGA
- a CDS encoding polysaccharide deacetylase family protein: MTTATETVYQPSTGLRAKIRRRITRLRTAKPLRAEPLQTRICFTFDDFPKSSVDNGASILDAVGGKGCYYACTGMADTHNHLGDLFDADDLLELARTGHEIGAHTETHMNCAEAADDQVLSDIDTNLARIREMGHTDPVRQFAWPYGETRSDLKPKLASRFDAVRGIYAGVNNRGADLMQLKAMELDESDASIERAAAAIEAASRHPTWLFIFTHDVREKHSAWGTTPGHLRRLVRLARDTGAKLQTPSMALDAITVKHKG; encoded by the coding sequence ATGACGACTGCCACCGAAACCGTCTACCAGCCAAGCACCGGCCTTCGCGCCAAAATCCGGCGCCGTATTACCCGCTTGCGCACAGCTAAACCGCTTCGGGCTGAGCCACTTCAGACGCGCATCTGCTTCACCTTCGACGACTTTCCGAAATCATCGGTGGATAATGGCGCCTCCATCCTGGACGCGGTGGGCGGAAAGGGTTGCTACTATGCCTGCACCGGCATGGCAGACACCCACAACCACCTTGGGGACCTTTTCGATGCCGATGATCTTCTGGAACTGGCCAGAACCGGCCATGAAATCGGCGCCCATACAGAAACCCACATGAACTGCGCCGAAGCCGCAGATGATCAGGTCCTGTCGGACATCGACACAAATCTCGCCCGTATCCGCGAGATGGGACACACTGATCCGGTCCGCCAGTTTGCCTGGCCCTATGGCGAAACCCGCTCGGATCTGAAACCAAAACTCGCCTCCCGCTTCGACGCGGTGCGCGGCATCTATGCCGGCGTCAACAATCGCGGCGCTGACCTGATGCAGCTCAAGGCCATGGAGCTGGATGAAAGTGATGCGAGCATCGAACGCGCTGCCGCCGCAATTGAAGCGGCCAGCCGTCATCCAACCTGGTTGTTTATCTTCACCCATGATGTCCGCGAAAAGCACAGCGCCTGGGGCACCACGCCGGGACACCTTCGCCGGCTCGTGCGCCTCGCCCGCGATACAGGCGCAAAATTACAGACGCCCTCTATGGCCCTCGACGCCATAACCGTTAAACACAAGGGATGA
- the hppD gene encoding 4-hydroxyphenylpyruvate dioxygenase, with product MADLFENPAGLNGFEFIEFSAPEKGQLEPVFEVMGFTKVARHRSKDVELWRQGGINLITNYEKGSPAYYFAKEHGPSACGMGFRVRDAKAAYDHLLANDAEPCDVHAGPMELKLPAIRGIGHSLIYLIDRYADEGEEGLSIYDIDFEYLPGVEKFPEGAGFKLVDHLTHNVYKGRMKYWADFYEKLFNFREIRYFDIKGEYTGLTSQALTAPDGKIRIPLNEEAEGGKGQIEEFLKEYNGEGIQHIALICDNLVEAYDRLKARGVPMMTPPPDTYYEMLGERLPGHGEDENALKTRGLLLDGTTEGGEPRLLFQIFAEPQIGPVFFEFIQRKGDYKQGFGEGNFKALFESMERDQIKRGSLKVEEDA from the coding sequence ATGGCAGACCTGTTTGAAAATCCAGCCGGCCTGAACGGCTTCGAATTCATCGAGTTTTCCGCACCGGAGAAAGGCCAGCTTGAGCCGGTCTTCGAAGTCATGGGCTTCACAAAGGTGGCCCGCCACCGCTCCAAGGATGTCGAACTCTGGCGCCAGGGCGGCATCAATCTGATCACCAATTACGAAAAAGGCTCACCAGCCTATTACTTCGCCAAAGAGCACGGGCCGAGCGCGTGCGGCATGGGGTTCCGTGTGCGTGACGCCAAAGCGGCCTATGATCACCTGCTCGCCAATGATGCTGAGCCATGCGACGTACATGCGGGGCCGATGGAACTGAAACTGCCTGCTATCCGCGGTATCGGCCACTCGCTGATCTATCTCATCGATCGCTATGCTGATGAGGGTGAAGAGGGTTTGTCGATCTATGACATCGACTTTGAATATCTGCCCGGCGTCGAAAAATTCCCGGAAGGCGCTGGCTTCAAGCTGGTCGATCACCTGACCCACAATGTCTATAAGGGCCGGATGAAGTACTGGGCGGACTTCTATGAGAAGCTCTTCAACTTCCGCGAAATCCGCTATTTCGACATCAAGGGTGAGTATACCGGCCTCACCTCACAGGCGCTGACGGCGCCGGACGGCAAGATCCGCATTCCGCTGAATGAGGAAGCTGAAGGCGGCAAAGGCCAGATCGAGGAATTCCTGAAAGAATATAATGGCGAAGGCATCCAGCACATCGCCCTTATCTGCGACAACCTTGTCGAGGCCTATGACCGGCTGAAAGCGCGCGGCGTTCCGATGATGACGCCTCCGCCGGATACTTATTACGAGATGCTGGGCGAACGCCTGCCCGGCCATGGAGAGGACGAGAATGCGCTGAAAACGCGTGGTCTGCTGCTTGATGGCACGACTGAAGGCGGCGAACCACGCCTTCTCTTCCAGATTTTTGCAGAGCCGCAGATCGGCCCGGTCTTCTTCGAGTTCATCCAGCGCAAGGGTGACTATAAGCAAGGCTTCGGCGAGGGCAATTTCAAGGCGCTCTTTGAGTCCATGGAACGCGACCAGATCAAGCGCGGTTCGCTGAAGGTCGAGGAGGATGCCTAG